The Daphnia magna isolate NIES linkage group LG6, ASM2063170v1.1, whole genome shotgun sequence genome segment AAAGAAAACATTTCGTGAGCGGTTTGGTTTGCAAGAGTTTCGGCCGAACCAACTTCAAGCTATCAACGCTGGGTTATTGGGAAACGATTGTTTTATCTTAATGCCAACTGGTGGTGGAAAATCGCTCTGTTATCAGTTACCGGCGCTTACTACTCCAGGAGTTACTGTTGTTATCTCACCCCTTAAGTCACTTATTTTTGACCAAGTCAACAAGCTTAAATCACTAGAtgcaagtttatttttacttcAGTTTTTCAACCGCAACCTCTACATACATTCCTTTTTATAGATTCCATCGGAACATTTATCAGGAGACATGTCAAATGCTGCCCAAGATGCCATTTACGCACGATTGTCCATGAGAAACCCAGGTTTAAAACTAACTGGTTGTTTGAAACGGTTTAATGTAAtgaaatttatattttattccAAAATCAGACATCAAACTTCTCTATATAACACCCGAAAAGCTAAGTGCTAGTATGAAGCTTCTGAGTGCCTTGAATACTTTGAATGCAAGGCAACTACTTGCGAGATTCGTCGTCGACGAGGCACATTGCGTCTCCCAGTGGGGGCATGATTTTAGGTATAAAAGAAGCTTATAGCATTTCTTCGAAAATTCTAATGCTTTTTGAATTCCCTCTAGACCTGATTACAAGAAACTTAGtgtcttgaaagaaaaatttccgAACGTTCCTACAATGGCCTTGACTGCGACCGCTACGCCCCGTGTTCGCTTTGATATTCTCCGCCAGCTTAATATGAAATATCCAAAATGGTGCATagcaaagaaagaagaaattaaagagTACTAGTGTATGGAGACTGTCaacaaatcataattttttcaggtTTCTTTCCTCGTTCAATCGACCGAATTTAAAATACAGCGTGCTtccgaagaaaatgaagactgGCATGATAACAGAAATTGCTGAACTCATAACGCAGCGGTTTAATAGGAAAAGTGGCATAGTTTACTGCTTGTCAAGAAGAGAGTGTGACGAAGTTGCACAAGCGCTTCAAAGCAGCCGAATCAAAGCCATTTCGTATCATGCTGGGTTGACGGATGATGCGCGATCAGAGGCTCAGCTTAAATGGATCAATGGGACTGTTCAGGTAGAACGCTTGTGTAACTTTAGAAATCCATATTATTACTTTTATGACTTAAAACTTATCCAACTTTTTCAGGTTGTTTGTGCCACAATTGCTTTTGGAATGGGCATTGACAAACCAGGTTAGTTGTGGTCGCAATCTGTTATCTGTAGATGCTTTTATTCTTATCATTTGTTGTGTGTAGATGTACGCTTCGTTATTCATTATTCCTTGCCGAAATCCATCGAAGGTTTCTATCAAGAGTCTGGCAGAGCTGGCCGAGATGGAGAAATATCTTACTGCTATCTGTATTATGCCTACAGAGACGTTCTTCGAATGCGTCGTATGCTCGAAAGTAAAgtatcttttatttatttatttatttatttatttatatttatcaAGACAACATCCACTACAGTAATTTACCCACTTCTCTATCTGGTTATAAGTGGATCGAGAAAATTTTGCTGCGAGACAAACCCATATCGATAACTTATATCGCATGGTTGCATTTTGCGAGAATAAAACCGATTGTCGACGTACTCTGCAGCTGAGTTATTTCGGTGAACATTTCGATCGTCAGCTGTGCAAGTCCAATCCAAGATCGGTCTGCGATAACTGTGATAGTGAGGTAGCTCTTTTATTTGTGTACTATAATCGGTCTGTTTACTAAACTTaatcatgtttttttgttacagGTGGAATATATCCAAATAGATGTGACCGAAGATTGCAAAGCAATCGTGTCAGCGGTAGATGCTTTATGTGGTAAAGCCGGAAAGTGGTCTAACAACTACACTCTTAATCATTTTGTGGACATTTTCAAAGGAAGCgaatcaaaaaaaataatggaatTGGGTAAACCCTTTCCTCTGTtcatttttaccttttattttatttttttattgtttgtttccttTACATGAATTCTATCTGTAGGTCACAATAAACATAGTCTTCATGGACGCGGAAAATCATGGCAGAGGAATGATATTGAACGGCTAATGCGGACTATGGTGATGCAACATTATTTGGATGAAGAATTGTTTATAAGTAGAGATGAGGTTGCGGTTGCTTACCTTCGCGTTGGCAGTAAAGCACCAGATAAAGTAAACTTCATTCTGTTCTGTAAACTTGAATTATTCATTTAACTTTCAGCCTTCATTGTGTAAAAGGTTAAATTTTCCATCACAAAGAAGTCTGGTGGCAGAGGTAAAGAGCATCTAGCCATCGCAGGCTCATCGGCAGTTCAAAGTGATCCGGAGTTGGAAAATTTGGAAAATGAATGCTATGGCAAACTTCTTGATTGTTGTAAAGCAATGGCAGCCGAAGCTGGCGTCAACTACACTTCCATTATGAACCTCCAGGTTTGCTTACTTGGCCAATTAGTGTCTCATTAATTAAATCTAACTTGTAAGTAAAGGCACTCAAAGAAATGTCCAGGCGCTTACCGGAAACTGAGGAGGAAATGATGTCTATCCCACATGTCACCAGAGCAAACTACGTTAAATATGGAGACAAACTTAAGGATATTACATGCAGTTACAGGGCTGTAAAATCGGGTAATGAGATATTAatccaacaaaattaaaatatgtGTAAGTCTATTTTTGAGAAACCTAACAGTGATGATGGAAGAAAGAAGCGGCAATGCTATAGACGATGATTTCACTGATCTTAGTGAATTCACCGCTTCGAATGAAATTTGCCCTGAGAGCTCTGGCAGCTTAGCACAGCAATCACCATACTTCTCTGGCGGTCGAAAGAGCAGTGGCGGATTCAAACGTAAACGAGGAAGCTCAAAGGCAGGAGGTGGAAGtaaattgaataaaaaggGTAAATGGTTTACTAAAACGGACAGTAAAAGAAGCTCCTCGTCAGGCAACACATCTTCGAGGCCGTGTTACAAGAAATCCACCAACGGGGCCCAAAAGTCTACATCTTCCACTAGCAGGGGGCAAAATATGCAAAACATTCTTTTGGCTCCTCCGCGTTCTCGAATGGCAAAGAAAGAATAACTTcgatatatttattttttcaagtatCTTTGTTGCGttttagattttgtttttctcttttctgtattttgtattgcactatttttatttcagtctgcattttttttcgtcGCCTTTACAAAACATTCTCAGTGGTCAAAGCCCAACGCCAAGTCCACCCTTTGTCCACCAGATGGTGGAAAGGTGTACACACGTAAAATCCTAAACAAATGTACGTACGTTTGTCTGCTGCTTCTTGTGTAAGAATGGCTTGGTAACCTgtgataaataaaataaagacgTCAACTGTTCTACCCTGGATATATCAAATATGCAAGTGTCTTATGATGCAGCTGTGTGACCACTTTACAAGGAGGCCGCTTGATCGCCCTGGAAAGTTGATAGCTGCAATTTCCTTAATATGCTGCTTGACAGTTTTTGTCAATATGATAAAAAATCGCTATGCAGAATCCTCGCGGCAAGATAGATTTCGCACATATTTacatgaagtaaaaaaaaatttctgattGCAAATTAGAGTTCCATTGATTATTCAGTTTAGCAACTCACTATGTGCAAGACATAGCAAATGCCATTTACTTAATTTGTTAGTCAAAATCTAAATGTTGATTGGACTGGATGTGTCATTGCATCTGATAAAGATATTTTACTGTTTAAATAATGTGAATTGTTATGGTAATTTTAAGGTTAATAGTAATTAAAATGACCACTTGCATTTCATTTAGATGGATGCCTTACAGCCACGCATGGATCACATAGAACAACATTTATACAGGGACCTTGATGAAATGAGGAGGCTGCATGAGCTATtagcaaataaaaattccaatccacAAAGTGCATCCCCTTTGGTCGATGGCACTGCAAAAAATATTAAAGGtaatgaaaattcaaaatttctcCAGGACTGCTTTATGAGCTGTTTGCCTAAGGAATTTCATGGTGCGTTTTCCTACTGGTTTTCTATACTGCCCTAATTCCAAAAGTGTAACCTTATCCTGGTGTTCTACTGCACCATAATTCAATTGAAATGTGCATAATGCTTTCAAGGGATGAACTAATGTATCAACAATGCTTTTATCTTCTTCCATTATAGATATTGCTAATGCTGCAGACTCCACCGTTGATAGGCAATATTCTGATGGCTGAGTCCTGATAACATACAGACTTGGACCCAGCTCTGGCAGGGAAACCTGTAAGGTGtcaccaacaacaaaaatttctataagtaaacagaaAGCTTTTCATAGTTTTGCAACAATTTTCATAGTTGTGCAATTTATAATGTTTAAAATGGTTTTATGCTGCTCCATAATGAATTCTTATTGCATGAATATAAAAATTACTATGTTTGGGAAGTGTTAACTAATTATTCACAAATTCACAACTACCTCCAACTGACAATATAAGAATATATGTAAAACATAAAATAGTCTACCTGAGGCAATGAGTGAAGGAAAGTGCTATGAAAATACATAGATTTGGCTTGCTGCCATGTTCCATCAATCAAAACCAGATTATATGGTGCTCCTTTTGGATGAATATCTGATACTGTTGTGATGCTCCGAGACTGAGGGCCAGGATATAGGACATAAGTATATTGTTCCTCCAGCATTTCTTTTAATCCTTCATGTTTTGCAGAAGGGAACTTCTTTCCATAATAAATAATACATTGACCACTTGCCATTCCATGGAAAAGCATTGGTCCTGTTTTaagatttcttttctcttcatcAGGATGTTGCAAAACAATGATTTTACCATTGATTGTCACAGGTACCTTTGGTAAATATGAGCACCAACAAACTCTTTCAGGACGTCTGCcaaaacatttaaatattttcagtGGTCCATTCATGGTTAATAATGTTACTATAACCTGAATATACCTGCATTTTGAACAACTTGATCTTTGTACACTTTCGCCTAGGACGATTTCATCTGCGAACTGTATAAAATCTTGATCCATATCAGAATAGATTTTACAGGGCAATTTCTAATGAAATTCAGAGTCGATATTCGATATTCTTCATATAGCACGTGATCAAGAAATCTAGAGATTTAGAAAATTGGCTGGTGTACGCCAAGCGTAAAAAGGTATGACTGTTGCGCCTCATGTGGGAAGTTGGGAAAGGATGCTGAgagtagaactccaaagacagaAGAACGGTAtggcgacagtagaactccaagacattagaaccccacttttaaaaatattaaaaaaaattgttggtaaatccgacagtagaactccaagtacaatagaactccaaagacattcgaaccccacaaaaaaaaattaaaaaggtatggcgacagtagaactccaagacagtagaactccaaaaacagtagaactccaagacttTAGAAccccactttaaaaaaatatttttaaaaattgttggtaaatccgacagtagaacttcatgtacaatagaactccaaagacattagaaacccacttttaaaaatatatttaaaaattgttgataAGTCcaacagtagaactccatgtacaatagaactccaaagacattaaaaccccacaaaaaaaaaattaaaaataacaaatagcatgagacaatagaactcttctgtccgacaatagaactccaataGCTTAAATATGATATTTaatgcccgacagtagaactccaacatCCGACAGTAAACCCCGacacccgacagtagaaccccaACACCCGACAGTAAAACTCCACTGAAtgtttaaataattattacggccgacagtagaactccaaggctttatttttcatttcaataaaagtcataaaagtagggctcggccccgatcacattctaatcgggtaCACCGCTAACGTTTACCGTTAAaaattaatcggggaagtttgACGCTGGGATTTTTTTGTCGTTGTTAGAATCGGTTCTGCACCGATTGCACCGTCTTAGCCCAACTtagtctccgcgagacggtctcgaagggtcgagaccgtcaccgctacatcccagagggactattccggccctctgattggctctctcccttTCCTCACTCTATAACCCCTtccaccccttctgcttgtggtgtgtgacatgtggcgtgtgtggagtagtcgggctgccgccttcatttgtttgtttttcatgtttatttatttattattttgtttctaacttactattttgttaataaattatttatacctttattatatcattttaaattttatagctCAGGAATAAATTAGATATTAgtgtgttttcattacaaCTATTGTGAATTGTCATCCACGGGCcattgggttggtgcgggtctgagaaaaaaggttccaaaacccgattttgggagaatcgggaaaactatatgtccaaaagttttaataattataggaacggataaatcttgataaggtctatccaattTTGCTAAAATATTGCTTAGGGTGTACTAATTaggaaagaaaaccgcttcgccatttttcgggtttgtcggtgcggtttagcgggtcaaaggcaccccccccccctaaaaatacgtaatatttcaataatttattgcggaaaaactatgagacaaaatttaataaattttgcagaaatggatagctcttggtaagggctatccacttctataaaataataaacataattttcaaaaacaaaaaaaaattggacatgaatttttttgtagtttttgcgctctagagatatactcgatcctatagggctgttcgacatcttttttaagatttgttcAGTTGGCGAGCTGCGTTGTAAAAGGGTGTCATCATACCCAGGGCCtaagacaatgaaaattgtaaacaataccgttaaacattaaaattttgctgttttctagaattaaatacccttaatttaatattaaaatgtagctagttcatttacctttaacacaaaattattgctagtatcctttggtaaattgggaaggtttcacaaatttttttttgcgatccccttttttccctataaggattcctcagaggaaaaacggactcgtaacaaacatggcgaaatccgcaagagtgcgttcacaaataggaagggggtacgcgtcaatcacttgctctattcTGATGGAAATATAccgatgtttaattcattcctgttttatAAATAGAAAAGCGATTTAATAAAGATATAAATAGTGTAAtagcataaattaataaattaaaaacaataaacgaacaataacgaaaaaatattcatacacaagaaagtttaaaataattaatattgTTGCTTAAGTTAGTCTATTGGATCTAGTATATATCTAGAGcacaaaaactacaaaaaacttcttgtccaatttttttttgtttatgaaaattatgttaattattttacagaaatgtaTAGCCCTTgccaagagctatccatttctgcaaaatttattaatttttgtcttataatttttccgcaataaattattgaaatattacGTTTTTTAGGGGGGGATACCTAtgacccgctaaaccgcaccgacctacccgaaaaatggcgaagcggtttactttcctaattagCTCACCCGTcaaacttccccgattaatttTTAACGGTAAACGTTAGCGGTGTACCCGAtgagaatgtgatcggggccgagccctacttttatgacttttattgaaataaaaaataaagtcttggagttctactgtcggaggATGGAGTTCTAGGGTTGCTGACAGTAGAACTCAAAGACAGTAGAACACCaaaaacagtagaactccaaaacattagaaccccacttttaaaaatatttaaaaaatttgttggtaaatccgacagtagaacttcatgtacaatagaactccaaagacattagaaccccacttttaaaaatatatttaaaaattgttgataagtccgacagtagaactccatgtacaatagaactccaaagacattagaaccccacaaaaaaaaattaaaaataacaaatagcatGAGACAATAGAACTCTTCTGTCtgacaatagaactccaataccttaaatattatatttaatgcccgacagtagaactccattgcccgacagtagaactccagtacgcgacagtagaactccactgcccgacaatagaactcccacgattttttaattttttctgttcctgacagtagaactccattaattttaaaatattttaaatgcCCTACAATAGAAGTCACAACGactttaaaattattttcatggACCGTAGAGCCGATTCAAGTGTCCAAAGACGCTAATGCACTTCGGATTCCTATAGCGACGAACTATTACATTGCACTTCGGAATAAGATAATGAACAATATTTTATATTTACTttgctgtattttattttctgggtaattacaaatttttaaatacattAGAGTGATTAAGGCAAGAAAAACACCATCGCTGTTGGAAATGGTGTACGACATTGTGGGCACGGATAATTGCGAGTAAATCTTTCAACACACTCACTACAGAAGGTGTGGCCACAAGGTACAAAAATACGATTTACAGCATTAAATAAACATACGGCATACGTTCCCGGAGCTGTTGAAACACGGGTCCTAAAGAATTCATCAGAACCATCTCGAGTTTTCCTAAAACCAGTTTcagaattagaaaaagaaataacttGTGATGTATCGTTTCTTCTTACCGATATTGTGGCAACTCACGAAGCAAAGCTTCAGCTTCGTCGAATGTCCTTGGAGGTGGCGGCTTATTTTCTTGTTGGGTCCGTTGCATCCGTTTTTCAAGCGCTCCGTTAAATCCAATGATAACTTCTGGGCGCCTATAGATTAGAAAGAAATCAATTATTTATTAcgttaaataaataaaacatccAAGTGCGAATCTTTACTCGTGTCGAACTTcttcaaaaattcttttaaggCCCCCTGGAGCACGTCGTTCTATCACTCGCTTACAGCACTCATTCACAAACTCAATTCTCCcgatatcttcttcttcacttgGGTGGCTATGTGGAAGCCCCTGATTTGCGGTAAACACCGTCTCTTTTAATTAGACGGGCCAGACAATGATGCGATTTGTAGCACCGACAATGGTACAAAACAGATGTTTTCCTGTGAAACAATTCAGAAAGTTTAGTAGAATTTACATCagtcaagaaaaatttgaatgatTATAACTTACAATCTTTTAGCAGTATGGAATAAAAACATGTCGCCCGTCTTGTAGAGTTCACTGTCTTTCCTCTCTCCCTTGATCTTAGTCACGTTCACAATCTCTCCAGCACGTACTACGTTGTCGACATCATCGCCCGAATTCTCGTCTTCACTTCCGCTCGTTAAAAGATTTTCAGCCAtcttattttttcaaaagagatAGTAATTGTTACAAACAGTGcgcaaaaaaaagtgaatgaaAACAACATACCATTTAAAACACGAAAGAAACTTGAGCGACTCTGCAAGGAAGATGCTCGATCTGATATGACATAACATATCGTTCTGTAGCTTATATACCTCGCAGGTCTCTCAAAATTGCTAGGTTCTGGGAAATAGTTTTTTATGTATGTTCGAGGAAAGGCCAAACCCAGTTACCGTCGCACCAGCATTCATAAACACTTAAACAGCCGGCGTCAGTTTGTTCGGTAACAGCTAACAACTCGTCTCTTGGGccttgtttcattttctcaGCTCGCCTTCTGAAGAAACGCCGGTTACGTTGATTGACCACACGCCATCAAGCATCGTCGAATGTGAAAGCAGTTGAATACTTCctatacatttttaaattgctgCTAAACTAAAAGACGAATTTTTTGTAGCCTTTCACCTATATCTTACGACATATTTATTTCTTGAACAATTTATCCGCCGTGGAttctttatttaatttattctttaaTCAAATTCTATTCAAATGTGACATCGGTAACTGTTCATGAGACGGACTAAACGGCTAACACCCAACACTATGTGCacaagttgtttttgtttcagtaATTTTCCATGTACCATTGTGaatcaaataaagaaaatatttagATTTCGACGCTAGTCTAATAACGAAAGGttaagtaaataaataattaaagaTCAACAAAGCCAAATAAATCACTTTATTAGAATGAATCTGAACGAACGCGACGATCAATTTTATTATGTAAGCTTTAATTTTCTCTGTTGCTTGATAATCTTGAAAATGACGAGTTGATCCAAAAGACCTATTATCAATACAATTCAAGTACCTGTTATTTAATTGAAGTTCAATATTGTTAGTCTTCTACATTACCATCATGTTTCAGTTTGAATGACTTGAAAGCTGTTGAGAAAACCTGATAGCCAATTCATGTACCTGTTAATcgttgaaatacatgaatcaTGAAATGAGAAGTCATGAGATGAACTGTAATGAACCAAGAAACACTATTCTTTATATAATTCATATACCTGTTAATCACACAAGTGCAAGAACAGTTAAGTTTCAACATATGATTATGTATATAAATAAGGACCCGTCCATTACCTAAGAGATGTATTTGATAGGACTTAAGACCCGATCAATAATTCCTGATAGATGTAACTGTTCATCCCTCAGCTTCCTGAAAATTAGATTTCAACATCATGAGCATTAGTTATTGTTACCTGAACTGAGAcctaagaaaaataaaaattaaaaagcaaaaaatgcatatcaaagaaaagtaaaatagGCTCAATAGTAACACCAGATAAGCCAATTTACCCATGTCTATCAATGAGTTCATGtattaaaagaataaaagttATAAATCATTTTGCATTAATGAATACGGAATTACGGATTTATCGCATTATACCTCTGTCGAAATTAAGGGAATCCTTGGGTGGATGTGCCAACAACTGTTTTAATGCCAacatctactttatttttattttatttttgtttgtaagttgctctgCTCTTtcagccgaagaatttcgtttgcttccagaaattcgtctgctacaaggggatgaacaacaaaccattcacaaacaatagctaaataaaaataaaccaagaTAGAACTaggacaagaaaaaaaaattgggaaaggaaaaattgaatagggtacccactgctaggaagaaaaggggggaaatcttaattatatttatgaaaacttattttttaacatgaagaagttggtttcaggtttcctttatttgtaaagtaaattttttaaatttttaatacagaagaaaacagcGCGAAAAACAGTCACAAGCGACTACTTTCCCCATTGTTAACAACGTTATGGagggaatgttatgactgatccgggtagtcagcgcccctagcgagtgcccaAAAATTTTTCCgcggaaatagcagacgaaacacctagcagacgacagttctggGACCTCTTATGTTAGACCATGCCACTATGGTAAGACTcaccccctatggctgaagcggtgcagCGCCGATTagagcaccgttccgcaccgaaaaaataaatccccgcaccgaagcTTAGTGGTGTCCCCGAtaagaatgtgatcggggccgagccctaccctTTTCCATGCATAAAAAAAGGCGCCCCGATGCAAATATGGGTTGACCTTGATCAGCTTACTAACGGAAGATACTGGCGCGACACACATTAAATCTGTTGATTTTTTCACCATCGTGACCAGCTGGTCACGGTCACCacttaaaattattttttttttgcgtagATCAGAGTTAGAGATCCTTGGTTGCTCCGCAATGGcaattttgtattttgcattttccctctaagaaaaggggtaccctccTGCGAAAAACACTATaggaaaaaaacgaggatttcAGGGCGGAGATTTTTCGCCTGTTGCAAGTGCCGTCTGGCTACAAATTAGAGTCTTTGCGTCGAATGAACACCAACACACCTGCAAGAAGCACTCTTGTCGGGTGGAAAACATGTTCCCAGCAAAAGGCTACCCcatttctgagagggaaaacaCAAGATAGCCATAGTGGCCTATGTCTCTGCATAGATAATCGCAAAAACCCTAGAAAATCCCTAGATTTCCAATAAAGACGATATCCCTAGAAAATCCCTATCATCCTAGATGGCAATTTCCAACTTTCAATTACCCTAGAAGTGGAAGCGCTGCATAAAAGACGAACATAATTGATTCAGTTTGAGTCAATTGAAATGCTGTCAATGAAGTGGAGAAACTTATGAGAACTCGTTAGCCAATGGAAATCGTCGAAATTTTGCCAATTCTGCACGATACGCCTCattcaaaacatttcaaaaagaCAGGGATAGTTGCTGGTGGAGGTTTAGAGACAGCTGTTTGGCAGAAATGCCTCTTCCAGGAAGCCAAATTTTCAGGATTTCTAATCCCGTAGGGCCAGttactgctggcgcagaaGGTCAGTCGGGTCTTACGGTGGTAAGCCTGACAGACTGTTCGAACTTGATAGGGTTAAACTCATCTCTGGTGCCGTAGCACTATTTCAAAGACTACTGCGGTTGCCTTGTCGGGCTAGCGCGAGTGAGTCCGTTGACTGCTGTTCGCCTTTATCGGGCTAAGGCAAGGTCAGATTCTGTTGGGCCTTGTCGGGCTCAACAGAGGATATAGCCGCAGAGTATTACTCTTAATTGCGGTAATGAGAAGGCTCCCGGTGTTCGGTTCGGTCGCAGGCTGGCACGTCAAGGTAGGCGGCTGGCAGGCTAGAGGAGGCGGTGGCAGGAGGACTTCTGGACTTATCTGAAAGGAACGGGTTAGCGGGCAATAAAGAGACGTTGACGCACAAATTGTTCTCCAGGTCCAGGACGCTATGATTTCGACACGAGGGCTAATGCCCATGGGAGTGACTTGTCAAACGTTTAGCTCACACCCATTGGCTGAATCAATCGTTTCTGATTGCTTCGCTGATGTGCGTCGTTTAAATCATTATTCACACTGCCTATGGTGTGAGAAAATTACCCTAATTTTAcgtcttcttcctctttcaGTTGACGTCGAGTGTCAACATCTGTTTTGTTTGAAGAtcttcatttcaaaaaaagaaaacaacaacattcaCCTAACGTTTCtttgcagcaacaacaacaaagaaaacagatACGATAATGCAACCAACAACTTTACGTGCTCAGAATTGGTGCCAAACGTCGAGTGACGTTACGACAACCGGTTTAGAGTGGAACATTCCCTTTCTGGAATATccacccatttgcctgctaaagaaacttgcacgcatgactgtatatcACAAAATAGTTAGtgctaaaatatattttttaagtaCTTGGTTAATGGACTTTTAAATATCTATGGACATTTTATCTTAGTATATCACTTTTGCTAAATATCTTTGCTTGTTTTTTCTCATTCACTGGACATTTGTCAGCTTTTCACATGGTCAAGTAGATTTCCACCCACATAAAACAAATCAGTGTTCCATGGTCTACTACTAAAAATATAAGAAGTAGAAATTGATACATATATTTTGTAGATTAATTAAAATACTTCAGTCTTTTGGCTCCTATCCAAGGGCGGACAAAATCAACATCTTCTTCCCAGTGGTCTGTTAATTCTATGgaattttcaatgaaaaactaaaat includes the following:
- the LOC116935841 gene encoding tRNA-uridine aminocarboxypropyltransferase 2, whose amino-acid sequence is MDQDFIQFADEIVLGESVQRSSCSKCRRPERVCWCSYLPKVPVTINGKIIVLQHPDEEKRNLKTGPMLFHGMASGQCIIYYGKKFPSAKHEGLKEMLEEQYTYVLYPGPQSRSITTVSDIHPKGAPYNLVLIDGTWQQAKSMYFHSTFLHSLPQVSLPELGPSLYVIRTQPSEYCLSTVESAALAISIMEEDKSIVDTLVHPLKALCTFQLNYGAVEHQDKVTLLELGQYRKPVGKRTMKFLSAIDQRGCTLWIGIFIC